A single region of the Bartonella harrusi genome encodes:
- a CDS encoding phosphoserine transaminase, whose translation MIMFQKPNCRPNNPNFSSGPCSKRPGWTVEVLKNALVGRSHRSREAELKLAEIVDLTREILEVPSDYRIGIVPASDTGAVEMSLWSLLGERGVDMAAWESFGSGWIADVVEQLKLSDVRLFEAPYGELPDLTQIDFDRDVVFTWNGTTSGVRIPNADFIPEKRAGLTICDATSAAFAQNLDFSKLDVVTFSWQKVLGGEAAHGMLILSPRAVERLESYVPSWPIPQIFCMTKDGKLTENIFKGVTINTPSLLCVEDFLDGLRWAKAQGGLRALMARVEKNFSVLDDFVRKTPWLDYLAKDPQVRSNTSVCLNIVDPVITSLNIEERVSFIKAVVNRLDEEGAAYDIGSYRDAPPGIRIWTGITIEVSDLEVLTQWLEWAFQVEKARL comes from the coding sequence ATGATAATGTTTCAAAAACCAAATTGTCGTCCAAATAATCCTAATTTTTCTTCAGGTCCTTGTAGTAAACGACCTGGTTGGACTGTTGAAGTTCTTAAAAATGCATTAGTTGGGCGTTCGCATCGATCTAGAGAAGCAGAATTAAAACTTGCTGAAATTGTTGATTTAACGCGTGAGATTCTTGAAGTCCCTTCTGATTATCGTATAGGAATTGTGCCTGCTTCAGATACTGGTGCTGTTGAGATGTCCTTATGGTCTCTCTTAGGTGAGCGTGGCGTTGATATGGCAGCGTGGGAAAGTTTTGGATCGGGGTGGATTGCAGATGTTGTTGAGCAATTAAAGCTTTCTGATGTGCGTCTTTTTGAAGCTCCTTATGGTGAACTACCAGACTTAACACAAATTGACTTTGATCGTGATGTTGTTTTTACATGGAACGGAACGACTTCAGGTGTACGTATTCCTAATGCCGATTTCATTCCAGAAAAGAGAGCAGGGCTAACAATTTGTGATGCAACATCAGCAGCTTTTGCGCAAAATCTTGATTTTTCAAAATTAGATGTTGTTACTTTTTCATGGCAAAAAGTTCTCGGAGGAGAGGCTGCTCATGGTATGTTGATTTTAAGTCCTCGTGCTGTTGAACGACTTGAGAGTTATGTGCCATCTTGGCCAATCCCGCAAATTTTCTGTATGACAAAAGATGGAAAGTTAACTGAAAATATTTTTAAAGGAGTAACCATCAATACGCCCTCTCTGCTTTGTGTTGAGGATTTTCTTGATGGATTGAGGTGGGCAAAGGCGCAGGGTGGTTTGCGGGCATTAATGGCACGCGTTGAGAAAAATTTTTCTGTACTCGATGATTTTGTTCGCAAAACACCGTGGTTAGACTATTTGGCAAAAGATCCTCAAGTACGTTCTAATACATCTGTTTGTTTAAATATTGTTGACCCAGTGATTACTTCTTTGAATATTGAAGAGCGGGTATCTTTTATAAAAGCAGTAGTGAATCGTCTTGATGAGGAAGGGGCAGCTTATGATATTGGCTCTTATCGAGACGCGCCTCCAGGAATTCGAATTTGGACAGGTATAACAATTGAGGTTTCTGATCTAGAAGTTTTAACACAATGGCTTGAATGGGCCTTTCAGGTCGAAAAAGCGCGTCTTTAA
- a CDS encoding adenylosuccinate synthase: protein MTNVVVVGTQWGDEGKGKIVDWLSERADVVVRYQGGHNAGHTLVVDRVSYKLSLLPSGLVRGKLSIIGNGVVVDPHHFVAELKKLREQGVKITPDILRIAENAPLILSLHRDLDAIRESGLSGLKIGTTRRGIGPAYEDKVGRRAIRVMDLAESDTLMAKIERLLRHHNALRRGMRVTEINSQALYDELMQVADEILPFMDCTWHLLDESYRMGKHVLFEGAQGALLDNDFGTYPYVTSSNTVAGQACTGSGMGPNVIHYVLGIAKAYTTRVGEGPFPTEQINDIGEFLGMRGHEFGVVTGRKRRCGWFDAVLVRQMVTICGVQGIALTKLDVLDGLEEIKICVGYELDGKRIDYLPSSMGAQARVKPIYEKLEGWKDATAHALRWEDLPVQAIKYIRYIEKLTNTHVALLSTSPEREDTILITDPFEK from the coding sequence ATGACCAATGTAGTAGTTGTTGGTACACAATGGGGTGATGAAGGTAAAGGAAAAATTGTAGATTGGTTATCTGAGCGTGCAGATGTTGTGGTAAGATATCAGGGAGGGCATAATGCAGGCCATACATTGGTTGTGGATAGAGTTAGTTATAAATTATCGCTTTTACCATCTGGTTTAGTTCGTGGAAAGTTATCCATTATTGGTAATGGGGTTGTTGTTGATCCTCATCATTTTGTGGCAGAATTAAAAAAACTACGTGAGCAGGGTGTGAAAATTACACCGGATATTTTGCGTATTGCTGAAAATGCTCCCTTAATTCTTTCTTTGCATCGTGATTTGGATGCTATTCGTGAAAGCGGTTTATCGGGTTTAAAAATTGGTACAACAAGACGTGGTATTGGTCCGGCTTATGAAGATAAGGTGGGACGTCGTGCTATCCGTGTGATGGATTTGGCAGAATCTGATACGCTTATGGCCAAAATCGAACGACTTTTGCGACATCATAATGCTTTGCGTCGTGGGATGAGGGTTACAGAGATTAATTCTCAAGCACTTTATGATGAGTTGATGCAAGTAGCAGATGAAATTTTACCCTTTATGGATTGTACATGGCACCTCTTAGATGAAAGTTATCGGATGGGAAAACATGTTCTTTTTGAAGGTGCACAAGGTGCTTTATTAGATAATGATTTTGGAACTTATCCTTATGTGACATCATCCAATACAGTTGCTGGGCAGGCGTGTACCGGTTCAGGTATGGGACCTAACGTGATTCATTATGTTTTGGGTATTGCAAAAGCTTATACAACACGTGTTGGAGAAGGACCATTTCCGACAGAGCAAATAAATGATATTGGCGAATTTCTGGGAATGCGTGGGCATGAATTTGGCGTTGTAACGGGGCGAAAACGTCGATGTGGCTGGTTTGATGCAGTCTTAGTACGACAAATGGTAACGATTTGTGGTGTTCAAGGGATCGCCCTGACAAAACTTGATGTTTTAGATGGTTTAGAAGAAATTAAAATCTGTGTTGGTTATGAGCTTGATGGTAAAAGAATTGATTATTTACCCTCTTCTATGGGGGCGCAAGCGCGTGTGAAGCCCATTTATGAAAAATTAGAAGGTTGGAAGGACGCAACAGCGCATGCATTAAGATGGGAAGATTTACCGGTTCAGGCTATCAAATATATACGCTATATTGAAAAACTAACCAATACACACGTGGCTTTATTATCTACGAGCCCTGAACGTGAAGATACAATCCTGATTACGGATCCTTTTGAAAAATAA